The Denticeps clupeoides chromosome 4, fDenClu1.1, whole genome shotgun sequence genome segment CGgaacctaatggcagtcaggctacctctggcaagcgGGTGgggggctgtgcggcccccccaaagaaatgccaccccacaccattactgaccctttattagtcccacctttattagtcccacaagtgggaaattgcacttttcacggcagaaagtggacagaagcagaaggtaatagcagcaaaaatagaggtaatagcatcacaaaaaaacaacataaatatgtatctgtatatatgtacaaatttacaatttaaacaggttaacaatttaacagaatgtgccaaagtgtgtgtgtttgtctgtgtgtgtgtggtcagctgttaggtctttgttatagagtctgacagcggttggaagaaaagaccttctgaacctctccttcccacatcgtgggtgcagtagcctgccactgaaggagctgctcagtgctgtcagagatgttgtccaacagtgatgacagcttagccaccattctcctgtcactcaccacctccactgggtccagagggcatcctagaacagagctgttcagcctcttcctgtccccagcagagatgctgctaccccagcagaccacaccgtgaaagatggctgatgccactacaaaaagtctttaggagtggcccctgtactccaaaagacctgagcctccgcagcaggtacagcctgctctgcccttttttataaagtgcattagtgttatgagtccagtccagtttattgttcaggtgaacaccaaggtacttgtagctctccactgcctcaatggccataccctggatgtccagtggttgcagtggaggatgtttgtgcctgcggaagtctaccaccagctctattggtttttccagtgttgatctggaggtagttctgctggcaccagtccacaaagtcccttgtcagttctatgtactccctgtcgtccccatcagtgatgaggccgactattgcagagtcgtcagagaacttctgcaggaagttgtgtgagaagtctgcggtatagattgtgaagaggaatggcgccagaaccgttccctgcggggcccccgtactgcagacaaccgagtctgacacacagccctgagttctcacatactgtggtcggttagtgaggtagtccaggaatttggcaatcttggtgttctctggtaaatgccaaacgtgctgcacagtgttgggctgtaagcacaacccccacctgtggacatcGGGCCCTCAAACCCCCCTCATGGATtgtctgaccatttgagcagacacatgcacatttgtggcctgctggaggtcattttgcaggaatCTGGcagggccccgtaatcagaatgtcatggcttcccactgctcatcaaggatgatggtaaaaagcaggggacacatttccttgtttcaccgtgtgctgttctgcagtgtttcacgatgacaatcactttgcttcaGGCGGAGGTAGAAGTCTTGCTGCTGGGTTTCTGCCCATTGATTGTCTTGCTTCCTAAGCGGACAGTTTGAATTCACAGGAGCGTGACTGACGTGGAGTAACATCGTGCTGTTtaaagtgttccctttattgcTTTGAGCATCGTATATTACCCTCCGACATCTGCACAACTGCAAATTGTTCTCTGCTTGGATACACAAAACCATACAGTTGGCTGGATATACCACACGCTACTCCACGTCTTCTGTGGTCAGAGGGGAAAATTAGCAGTTTTGTCAAAATAAGTCAGTCTACCTCAAAACACTCCAGTTATTATAAATTAGACATTTATTCATCTTACATTATAAGCAACGTGCAACTCCATGAGTTAAATGTACAAGTATTTTTACGTAGGagccaaaccaaaaaaaaaaaaaaaaaaacacttcattgAGTTACACAAAAGTATTTCAACACTTGATCCTATCGCTACTACATATTTACACTTAGGAGAAGTGGGAGGTGAAGTACAGCTCCAGGCCGTTAAAACATTCTCTTCGTGAAGGTGCGCACACAGCGGCACGGGTGTGGACGCACGGTCACGCCAGCGCGCGTCACACGTGATCTGGTCCTGCAGCGGCAACAACAGCGGGCGCAGGCTGGCGGTGACTCCGTTATTGCCTCAGAGGCTTTGATTCTGTAGCCCTTCAAATTGCAGCGACCTGCCAACCCGACAGCAGGAGCAAAGCCCAGGAAAGGTGGCGTGGTTCTCGACGGAAGTATACTGCTCGAAGGATATGCTTATTTATTAACCAAGACAGATGCAAAGCACGACTGTTGGGAAATGCTATTTATACCCTGCTTTGTGAGTGCATTcgttaatacataaaaaaaaatcatgtctacaTTGTAACAATTACTCTTAAATTTCATTAACAAAAGAAGCAATTTTAGCTTGAGATTTTAAAACGTTCGTCTGTAAAATCTGTAAACCTAACATCAAATTCGCCATCAAATGTACACAGTAAAGTTGAGGACCTTGTGTCTGCCCACTGACCACAGTCTGTGCACCACAGTCCAGCTGCCAATAGCTGCGATAATCATAAAAACAGAGGAAGAGTGCAGCGAAAATCACACAGGGCATCATGCCAACACAACACCTGAGGGCCCTATGTACTCTGTCTTCATCTGCCTTTCAAAAAGCCAAAGCTTCTCCGAGCTCGGCCAGAGAGAAACGCAGGTCTCTGTTCCGGTCGAAGCGCTCCAGCTTCTGGACGTCCGGCCCAAACAGCTGTCGCAGGTCCTCATAGGACATGCCTGGAGAACTGCGGCTCAGTCCTGCACCCTGGAAAAGGCCTTCAAGGTCTGGAAATAGGAAAAGATGTGTGGAATGAGAGAGAAGAATGAATGGTATTCCCTGCTGACATGACTGAACAGTCTTTACAGGCAATCAGGTCCagcagggaggggaaaaaaacaaaaacatttaaatgtcacaGATTATGTAACTTGTCTAATAGGGGTGGTAgaaaaatatcgatacagcaatataaccatgatattttacgtggtaatagtgtatcgatacagggacatcaaagttagtccaccgggtggtgctgacAAATGTTTTCGTTTGTGAGGTCAGTGTGCACTACAGCCTCCACTCCTACAGATGGCGCTGTACTTTGGATTAAGGCATGATATACTTTggacaaaacatgacagaccgatcacagcatcgtgtatttaatctgtttttactttttgcagTGAAGTGTGAACTACACTAGTTTCCTTTCCCCTTAGGCTAGCACTCGTAacgtgtttttaaaaagctgaacattcCACGTGCTCTCAGGGTCAAGGCCGTATGGAAATGGCATGTgactgtaatttatttaaatgcaccacacagtTCAACAGTCGGCTCGGGTctaatatagactctatataccctgcagtgtaaaacaaggagaataagaacaaaaacctacaaatgctgtttattatttatttattttttgcaaataaaagtttgtgattaatcattttattcttttaatgtgtgtatgcaggaaggaattggggttgcAGGGATCCTGGCTTGTCTGGGACACAGACAGGGGCAGGctaagtaatcagaaggttgcccaggtgccactgagcaaagcaccgtccccacgcactgctctccgggcgcctgtcatggctgcccgctgctcaccaagggtgatggttaaaagcaggggacacattacGTTGTGTCACCACCGCCATAGAAAACAGTAACGTTTTTTCGGCACACAGTTGACAGAAATTCCATGTGATTCCATGGTGGTATAAACACTGGAATCTGTCCCAGAACTAATGTGTTGCAAGGCAGGGACAACCCTCGACCAGGCTGAGGTCAGGGCCATTTCACCTAACTGGCAAAACCCCTGAACTGCACCTGTTTTGAGAAACATTCCTCGAACACAAGGAGACCAACCTTGTGCAGAGTTTATTCCCGGAAATGACACGGGCGCCTGTGTTTCTGACGCGTGCCTCTTTGAATGCCTCTGAAGCAGAAATCTGGGCCTTCTGGTCGGGTTTGAGCTTGACGACTGGGGCGGTTTTCCTACAAGGGCAGACAGATAACAGAGGGTTACTTAACTGGAAGTACAGGTGCTGCCCTTTCAAAAATACCCTTGAACTGTGTTCTTCCTCATACCAGCAGTGTCCTGGGCCACTTCAGGATTCTGACTTTGGTCCTCGGATGCAGAGtcctaaacacaaacacagttgAAGCTAATATACTGGAAACACAGATTAAAAACTAGGaaacctgtgtctgtgtgtgtgtgtgtgtgtgtgtgtgtgggcgggcGGGCTTGCATAACGCAGCAACCCAATTCATTACAATAATGAAAATCCAAGCTCTAACCTTATCTGGAGTCTGCTGGGCCGCTTGGTTTGGTTCCATGTGGGGAGAGCGCTGCTCTAAGGAGGACACCCTGACGGTCAGGTTGGAGAGAGAAGACCTCAGCTTGTAGATCTGCACTCCAGCCCAGGACTGGTGGAGCGCCTGAGAGGCGTTAACCTCACTCAGGGTGTCCTGTAGGTGCGTCATGTCCTGGAAACAGAGGATTCCTTTTCATTTGTAGCAAATAAAAGGTTTTGATTCACATACTTCACAATATTGCTGGTAAACTTTCATGACACTACACCCGATTTAACTAATTTATCAATAAttccaattacatttacaattatggcatttggcagacgcccttatccagagcgacttacaacgtgcttccatgttaccatcgatgatcAATTCtgattcactaggacccccaactataaatacaattttattcactctgttgtagtttctatacataagtaagacaataaaaaggttacaagttaatctagatattctctaaagaggaaggtcttgagctgccatttgaaaatactcaatgactgagctgttctgacctcgaggggaagttcattccaccaccgaggggccaagatggagaagagtctagatgaacgtcttccttttaccttcagggatggagggaccaggcgagcagtactggaggctcggagtatacgaggtgcagtgcgaggtgtaataagggctgtgaggtaggatggtgctactccatgtttggctttgtaggccagcatcagtattttgaagctgatgcatgcagctactgggagccagtggagggaacgtagcagaggggcggttcATCCCACGAGGAAAACGCAAACCAGGGCACGCGTACAACCGCAAAACATCCGACTTCTTAATTacatgagatgtgtgtgtgtgtacatatttacaGCCATAAGTTAAATAAACCGTTAAGTTTCATTTTACAGCGTCACTCCGCCCATATTCACTTTTGGCCTGAAGTccagaagtgcaaaaaaaaaaaaaaaaaaaaaacacacacacacagtggcccCATAACTTGGCGCCATCTTTACGTGGCCGTCAGTTCCCCTCGGTTCCGTTGTTTAATATGTGGCGCTCGAGTTTGCTCACCTGTTTCAGAGCGGCGCATGAGCTGTCATTGGCTCCTTTATCTTCAGGCGAGTTCATCTTGCTGGTGAACTCCTCAGCATCCTTTacctaaaaaaataacaataagagAAATTAAATGTGGGAAATGAAAGCATGTGAGTTATTATGCTTGTCTGGGATAAAGCGGAACCATGACAAACTTCAAGGTTTCAGATTCGTCACTTTTTGGGGTGCCACCGGCACACCAATAATCTCCTGAATAGGCGTAATCTTACCCAGCCAGGTCCTCAAAGTTGATCGGGGAACCGGCCAGGGCCGCACTGGCCTCCATACTGACACGCTAGACCTGACTCCCGGATGCCTGCGTTAAAGGAGCCGGGTCCCCGCGGTGACGTACCTTCTTTTGACCGACTGAGTCTTTCTGC includes the following:
- the LOC114788649 gene encoding EF-hand calcium-binding domain-containing protein 14-like, whose translation is MKKRKELNALIGLGDSKRKKTKKGSGHRLLRTEPPDSESESSSDDDEFGRLGGVAVLGKRGYAQCCGVCYPLCVFVVLAACVVACAGLIWMQIALKEDLDNLKEKLHIMETGQQASSHEIPKLSEDLKSKQRRLEDVESGERGLGRLWANVTEINRKISLLDSAVSQLKANIKSAADLINLPSTVEELQKSVATIGSTLTSVQHDVKTIQTLVEEQQKDSVGQKKVKDAEEFTSKMNSPEDKGANDSSCAALKQDMTHLQDTLSEVNASQALHQSWAGVQIYKLRSSLSNLTVRVSSLEQRSPHMEPNQAAQQTPDKDSASEDQSQNPEVAQDTAGKPPQSSSSNPTRRPRFLLQRHSKRHASETQAPVSFPGINSAQDLEGLFQGAGLSRSSPGMSYEDLRQLFGPDVQKLERFDRNRDLRFSLAELGEALAF